A genome region from Nicotiana tabacum cultivar K326 chromosome 13, ASM71507v2, whole genome shotgun sequence includes the following:
- the LOC107771846 gene encoding uncharacterized protein LOC107771846, producing the protein MARLPPGFRFHPTDVELIMYYLKRKIMGKKLHFEAITELNIYKFSPWDLPDKCCYKSKDLEWYFFCPRERKYASGARMNRATETGYWKTTGKDRYINYDEKIVGSVKTLVFHQGHPPRGQRTDWVIHEYKFEDKELADAGFAQDSYVLCKVFQKSGPGPKNGAQYGAPFKEADWEDDEIPAEPCTSDVLCAPPRRPDNKNYSIESETSMVNPGSTSGLPSSQPSPSLSSIQRMPLDEPNIEVLGEPHPSNVSPINWMPSDKLDNEGVAGESNPSNIFSALPVLPEKQSLIDTSMINRGPGPSNARLCTNKMPLDEQDDEIIGLLAHFTEDTTLLSDGNENNQNLENFNQDMNALPDPFTDGNDIFDGLGHIENWEGLGQSRSDLSASWRASYSLNPMILPKDAAYMELNDLEIPLDHSAGTIETGRLAPSNLSAPYKSNIDVQQFCFGNNSLGINQDFCENQLPMLPESYTQQVNHSDMVYNYYQNNVSQGYNAATNFSVSSYKHPEESSRLAAQNMERGVQQRKFYLSIFALCGGSLILVKAEVILGIDGCTNDALSVILGDLFNSSIFALCGGSFIFVKAEVTLEIDGCTDEALSVILGGLSCVFTCQSNVGKADISKDGKADISKEVLEPLRFGFSLALCFSHLNKLWYNLFWEFYEFIFLKILLNQLQVIFQVVCCFIFIPILACYVVLLV; encoded by the exons ATGGCGAGGCTTCCGCCGGGGTTTCGCTTTCACCCAACTGATGTTGAGCTGATTATGTACTATCTCAAGAGGAAGATCATGGGGAAAAAACTTCATTTTGAAGCCATAACGGAACTCAACATCTACAAGTTCTCCCCGTGGGACCTTCCAG ACAAATGTTGCTATAAAAGTAAAGATCTAGAATGGTATTTCTTTTGCCCAAGGGAGAGAAAGTATGCAAGTGGAGCCAGAATGAATCGTGCTACTGAAACTGGCTACTGGAAAACTACTGGGAAAGATAGATACATTAATTACGATGAAAAGATTGTTGGATCAGTTAAAACTCTTGTGTTCCACCAAGGCCATCCCCCGCGAGGGCAGAGAACTGATTGGGTTATTCACGAATACAAGTTTGAAGATAAAGAATTGGCTGATGCAGGATTTGCTCAG GATTCATATGTGCTATGTAAAGTATTCCAGAAGAGTGGGCCAGGTCCAAAAAATGGTGCACAGTATGGAGCACCTTTTAAGGAGGCAGATTGGGAAGACGATGAGATTCCTGCTGAACCTTGTACATCAGATGTTTTATGTGCTCCACCTCGAAGGCCTGACAATAAGAACTACTCAATTGAGAGTGAGACCAGCATGGTTAACCCAGGAAGCACATCTGGCTTGCCTTCAAGTCAACCGAGTCCGAGTCTATCTTCTATTCAGAGAATGCCTTTGGATGAGCCAAATATTGAGGTTCTAGGTGAACCACATCCATCCAATGTATCTCCTATCAATTGGATGCCTTCCGATAAGCTAGATAATGAGGGGGTGGCTGGTGAATCAAACCCATCCAATATTTTTTCTGCTCTGCCTGTACTGCCTGAAAAACAGAGTTTAATTGATACCAGCATGATTAACCGTGGTCCAGGTCCATCTAATGCTCGGCTTTGTACTAATAAGATGCCTCTGGATGAGCAAGATGATGAGATCATTGGTCTATTAGCTCATTTCACAGAAGATACTACTTTGCTATCTGATGGCAATGAGAATAATCAG AATCTAGAGAACTTTAACCAAGATATGAATGCTCTACCTGATCCATTTACTGATGGGAATGATATTTTCGACGGCCTTGGTCACATCGAGAACTGGGAAGGACTGGGTCAATCGAGATCTGATCTCTCTGCAAGCTGGCGAGCCAGTTATAGTCTTAACCCCATGATTCTGCCAAAAGATGCTGCCTATATGGAGCTCAATGATCTTGAAATCCCTTTGGATCACTCTGCTGGAACCATCGAAACTGGACGATTAGCGCCGAGCAACTTATCTGCGCCATATAAATCTAACATTGATGTGCAGCAGTTCTGTTTTGGAAACAATTCCTTGGGCATAAATCAAGATTTCTGCGAAAATCAGCTCCCGATGCTCCCTGAAAGTTACACTCAACAAGTGAATCATTCTGACATG GTTTATAATTATTATCAGAACAACGTAAGTCAGGGTTATAATGCTGCGACCAACTTCAGTGTTAGCTCTTACAAGCATCCAGAGGAGAGCAGTAGACTCGCTGCTCAAAACATGGAAAGAG GGGTGCAGCAAAGAAAGTTTTATTTGAGCATATTTGCTCTTTGTGGTGGCTCCTTGATACTTGTCAAGGCTGAGGTGATTCTTGGGATTGATGGATGCACTAACGACGCCTTGTCAGTTATACTGGGAGATCTGTTTAATTCGAGCATATTTGCTCTTTGTGGTGGCTCCTTCATATTTGTCAAGGCTGAGGTGACTCTTGAGATTGATGGATGCACTGACGAAGCCTTGTCAGTTATACTGGGAGGTCTTTCTTGTGTTTTTACCTGTCAGTCAAATGTTGGTAAGGCAGATATTTCTAAGGATGGTAAGGCAGATATTTCTAAGGAAGTGCTTGAGCCCTTGCGTTTTGGGTTTAGTTTGGCTCTTTGCTTTTCTCATTTGAACAAGTTATGGTATAATTTATTTTGGGAGTTTTATGAATTTATCTTCTTAAAGATATTGCTAAATCAACTTCAAGTTATATTTCAAGTGGTTTGTTGTTTCATCTTCATTCCCATCTTAGCTTGTTATGTGGTACTCTTGGTTTGA